A genomic stretch from Desulfolutivibrio sulfodismutans DSM 3696 includes:
- a CDS encoding ParA family protein, which produces MLAVANQKGGVGKTTTALSLGAALARRGKRVLVMDLDPHNCASAHLGFFPENVSGSALDLFLADTVDAGAFAAAVIRPGQAGFDFVPGHYRLSELDMDLRARPRKGVILKEALVAVADRYDFMILDCPPHMGVLLANAMVAADLLVIPIQTDFLALHGLRLIFDSIRTINRVLKKPLAFKALATMYDRRAGACVRVLNLLRRKLGPRVFSTVIGLDTQFREASADGKVIYEVAPDSRGAREYLQLADEILRS; this is translated from the coding sequence ATTTTGGCCGTGGCCAACCAGAAGGGCGGCGTGGGCAAGACCACCACGGCCCTGTCCCTGGGGGCGGCCCTGGCCCGGCGCGGCAAGCGGGTGTTGGTCATGGACCTGGACCCGCACAACTGCGCCTCGGCCCATCTGGGATTTTTCCCGGAGAACGTGTCCGGGTCGGCCCTGGATCTGTTTTTGGCCGACACGGTGGACGCCGGGGCCTTTGCAGCGGCCGTGATCCGGCCCGGCCAGGCAGGCTTCGATTTCGTGCCCGGGCACTACCGGCTCTCGGAACTCGACATGGACTTGCGGGCGAGGCCCCGCAAGGGGGTGATTCTCAAGGAGGCGTTGGTGGCCGTTGCCGACAGATACGATTTCATGATCCTGGACTGTCCGCCGCACATGGGGGTGCTTTTGGCCAACGCCATGGTGGCCGCAGACCTCTTGGTCATCCCCATCCAGACGGATTTTCTGGCCCTGCACGGCCTGCGGCTGATTTTCGACTCCATCCGGACCATAAACCGCGTGCTCAAAAAGCCCCTGGCCTTCAAGGCCCTGGCCACCATGTACGACCGCCGGGCCGGGGCCTGCGTGCGGGTGCTCAACCTTTTACGGCGCAAGCTCGGTCCCCGGGTGTTTTCCACGGTGATCGGGCTGGACACCCAGTTTCGCGAGGCCAGCGCGGACGGAAAAGTGATCTACGAGGTGGCTCCGGACAGTCGGGGGGCTCGGGAATATCTGCAACTTGCCGATGAGATCCTGCGGTCATGA